TTTCACCCTCTTCGACGCTGAATGAGGCACCGTCGACCGCGCGGACGGTCCCCTCGGACGTTCGAAAGTGCGTCTGTAGATTCTCGACCGAAAGGAGCGGGTCGGCCGTCACGATCAGATCTCCTCCAGTTGCGATCGCTGGCGCGGATCGAGCACGTCCCGCAGCCCGTCACCCAGCAGGTTGAATCCCAGAACGGTAAGAACGATGGCGACTCCCGGTGCGTTGACGATCCACCACGCACTTCGGAGATAGTCGCGCCCTCCGGCGATCATCGTCCCCCACTCGGGCGCGGGGGGTTGGGCACCGAGTCCGATAAACGAGAGGCCCGCAGTCGCCAGCACCACCGTACCGAGGTTCAGCGTCGCGAGGACGATCACCGTACCGAGAACGTTCGGAAGCAGGTGGCGTCGTGCGATCCGAGAGGTGGGCGTTCCAGCCAGTTTCGCGGCCTCGACGTACTCGCGTTCCGCGACCGAAAGAACGGTTGCGCGAACGACGCGGGCGTAGGTCGCCCAGCCGACGACGGCCAGTGCAAGCATGACGTTGCGCAGACTCGGTCCGAGGATACCCGCGACGACCAGTGCGAGAACGAGGCCCGGAAACGCAAGCTGAACATCGACCAGGCGCATCAGAAGTTCGTCGACCCAGCCACCGACGTAGCCCGCGAGCAGGCCAACGCCCGTCCCGACGACGACGCGGATCGTCGTTACCGCCAGTGCGATTCCGAGCGAAACCCGTGCGCCGTAGACCAGTCGAGTCAGGACGTCTCGACCGAGCCGGTCGGTGCCGAGCGGATGGATCGGTGACGGCGACTGCAATCGGTTGGCGAGGTTCTGGGCTGTCGGATCGTACGGCGTCACGAGCGGACCGACGATCGCAACGGTGGCGATCCCCGTAACGAGCAACACACCGACGAGCGTGAGGGGATTGTAACGCAGTTCGGAGACGACGATCTCGCGACCCGTCTTACTCGGTGAGGAAGGATCAGTGGTCGACGTTCGAGTCTCGGAGTTCACGTGCCGACACCTCCGAGGCGGATTCGTGGATCGAGATACCGGTACGAGAGATCGACCAGTAGATTGGTCAGCACAAACGAAACCGCCGTAACGAGAACGACGCCCTGGACGACCGGATAATCCCGCGCGAAGATCGAATCCACGAGAAGGGTTCCGAGACCCGGCCGCTGAAACACGATCTCGACGACGACGGCCCCGTTCAAGACGAACCCGAATTGGAGGGCGACGACGGTGATGACCGGGAGCAACGCGTTCCGAAAGGCGTGTTTGTAGACGACGATCCGTTCCGACAATCCCTTCGCCCGGGTAACGTCGAGGTACTCCCGGTCGAGTTCCGCGAGCATCGACGTGCGGACGAGCCGCGCGATGATGGCGGCCACGCCC
This genomic stretch from Natrarchaeobius halalkaliphilus harbors:
- the nikC gene encoding nickel transporter permease, which gives rise to MVVSELRYNPLTLVGVLLVTGIATVAIVGPLVTPYDPTAQNLANRLQSPSPIHPLGTDRLGRDVLTRLVYGARVSLGIALAVTTIRVVVGTGVGLLAGYVGGWVDELLMRLVDVQLAFPGLVLALVVAGILGPSLRNVMLALAVVGWATYARVVRATVLSVAEREYVEAAKLAGTPTSRIARRHLLPNVLGTVIVLATLNLGTVVLATAGLSFIGLGAQPPAPEWGTMIAGGRDYLRSAWWIVNAPGVAIVLTVLGFNLLGDGLRDVLDPRQRSQLEEI